CACAATGGAGGGCAGCGTCAGGGCTTGAGCAGAGGGGAGCATCCCTGGGATGTGGTTTCTGCAAGGTCTATTTGAAACACCCCCTCTCTcacatttcctcctcccctctccctgtgcATTGGCCACACTGCTGTTGGGATGGGGGATCAggctgcagtctctgctgctgtggggctgggtaGTAATGGGCTAATCTAGGCAGCCAAAGTGGGGCTGGTTATTGTGTTTGTGGCAAAACTCCCCAGGCTTAGAGGGGAAAGTTTCCCAGCCCGCCGGTGACGACCACGTGGTCGCTGTGGGTCCACGGGAAGGTTGTGCAAACTCCGTGCAAGTCAGTGAAGTGCACAGACGAGGGGGGCGGAAGGGAACCTGGCTTTTGCAGGTGGTTTGAAGTGCCCAACACGGTGGGGGAGGGCCCCACACTTTGATTGCTGCTCACTGCTGCGGCCACCATCGTTCGGTGCTGCGGGGGCGAGTCACGGCTGCGTCAGCCGCGGGGTGCTCTGGGCCCCGTTTCACAGGCCTGCGACTGCTTTTGGTGCCTCTTTtcccaatgacaggtttcagagtaacagccgtgttagtctgtattcgcaaaaagaaaaggaggacttgtggcaccttagagactaaccaatttatttgagcatgagctttcgtgagctacagctcacttagagAGAGGTGCCGGCTCTGAGGCCTTGGGGACGCTGCTGAAAGCTGGGTTCAGTGGATGTAGGGCTGGAACATCCCAATGGTTTGTGTCTCCTTCTCTAGCAGCTGCCCGAGGGGTGCAAAGCACTGCCCAGACATTACTGAGTTAAACCTCTCAGCTGCCCTCGGAGGTTGCTCCTCCCACTGGGCGTGCCCTGTGGAGTGCGTCAGCACCCGCTCTCTCTGTCCATGCCCGCTCTCTCTGTCCATGCCCGCTCTCTCTGTCCATGCCCGGTAAGTCTGTTCGCAGGCCCAAGGGTGAGACTTTGTTCAGTGGGACAAGCCATTGACCGTGCTCGCGGCTCCCCGGTGCCATTCAGGAGGGCTGCCTCGCATGTATTTGCAGGCTGATAGCCAAGACGCTGAGATAGCTGGAGATCATGGCAATGGGTACCCTGGATCAGATCAGGTTCTTTATTTCTTCACATTTTCTATAGTGTCTTTCACCCTTGGGTCTCAAAGCTCTTCCCACAGCTGGATAACTATCAGGCTGTGCTGTGCTAGGGTCTTCGGTCTGCTACGCCAGCTAGCTGgcttgcagctttgggggcagaaCTAGACCTGGCATTTGGTAGCTGGCAGGGAATGCCCCTGCAGAGCCCGCTGGGTTCCTTCTGCCTCCAAAGCAAAATTAACCCCACTTCTAAGTTCTTTACAAGGCACCCTTTTTTTTGCACTCCAAGGCTGTTTTTTGTGCTTGCTAGAGGAGATTAGCTCCTCATTCTGAAGCAGGAAAGACGAGTTTTCAGGGGCTAGTTATCCTGGCGGTGGATGTTTGACTCAGCTGTCCGGCTTTTCAGGGGCGGGGGCATTCCCCTTTTGCTGGTGACTGACCGCTCTGGTTCTGAGCCCAACCTTCAAGCAGGCCGCAGACTCATTGTCACTGATGTATGGACCAGGAAATTGCAGATAAGCGAAGATGCATTTGTCTGTTAGCCCCGTGGTGCAGAGGGAGGCAGAGTGAGGTGAAGTGACTAGACTGAGGTcacacgggggtgggggtgtgtgtgtctgcagcaaaacacagagctcctggctcccagtccccaaCTGTCACCTGCCAGAACTGGTAAAAAATGAGTGCCCttctgaaccccctccaaagcTAACCCCACATCTCCTTTCTGAGCTCCGGAAGAGCTCCCTGGCCAGTCATTTTCTCCTGCGCTTTGGCTGGGATCGGATGTGCTGAGGGGCCTGGAGTGAGGCTGCCTTGCCAAGGTTTTCCCAGTCCCAAGATACTCCGATGAGCAGCTTGACCTCCCGGTGCATTTCCCGTGCGAATCGCTGAGCTTTGCCCGTTGCTAATCCCCGGGGCTAATGAGAGACAGGAGCAGTTGTAAGCTGTTTAAAATGCCCCTTCGACTAGGATTAAGAGGGGAGGGCGGTGGAAAGAAAGAAGCCTCCAGTTTACAGAGCACTGCGTTGTAGGGAGTTGCATTTCATGTGAGTGCTGGGAGCTGTGTACGCGCGTCTGTGGAGCATCAGAGCTTTCTCAGGGCCGCTCCTCCTAGGCATTGTAGGGTTGGTGCAAAGTAATGAGGGTCCTTCGCCTGGCTCCTTCTATATGTCCCCTCACCCTAAATTCCAGCTACCTCCTGCCTCCGTGACatcagcccctgctccctgcgTGTCTGGGCGTGCAAGAATTCAACACAGCAACTCTCCCCAAAGGTCACACTGAGGGTGACACTCACCGAGTGGACCCCGGAGGCCTCCGAGTGCTCAGCATGTGTTCACAGCAAGATCCCCCAAAAGTCAGGCTGGGACGTGCAGGGAAGAGAGGCGCACACAGGCTGTTTGCCACAGGAGCCGCAGCACAGAGCTCCCCGGCCTCCCGAGGGGCTGCCTAACCCATCAGCAAGGGAGGGCGTCTGGTCTCCGGGGGCAGGGGTCCGAGCTCAGGGTGAGCCCAGTCTCTGCGAGGGAGATGAGAGATGCCTCTGCAGATCCTGGGACGGTTTAAAGAGCTGTCTAGGCAAGGGCCCTTTCTGTTCTCTGGGGCCCTGTCTCACCCATTCAGCCGTGGGGGAGATCCCACAGTTTGGATGATCTGGACGCTGGGTTTTTAGCCCTCCACGTTTCCATGGGATGTTATTTCACATCCCCCACTGATATCATGTAAATCTCCTTCGTGCAGATGGCTGTGGCTCGTGGGCagctccctggggggcaggggggatgcaTGGGGCATCCCAGCAGATCAAGGGGCAGGGGCCCAGGGGGTCGGCCGGGCATCCCATGTGGGAAGAGGGCAGGtgatggtgggggggggcggggaagcctGGCTGAGGGCCATGGAGAAGGGGCTGATCATGGCAGGAGGCCAGGCTGTAACTGCCtgctctcctccttccttccttcccctcttttcATTCAAGGAGTTGTCTAGAGCCGCTCTCCCTCCATTGGGGGAGGTTTCTATTTGAAGTGTCTCTGCCTCTGTCCATTGGCTGGCGGGAGAGACCTGGCTggaaggggggcggggcctgtgccTTGAAATAGGAAGCCTGGCGTGGGTCTCCCCCGCCTCCTGGCGAAGACGGCAGGCCTGCCCGTGCCTTTGTCTGGCTGAGCTGGCAGAAGCAGGAGGCAGCATCGTTCCGTAGGGAAGCGGCATGCTCCTGCCAGCTCTCGGCTGTGCACTGATCTCTGTTCCCTTCTTTGCAGCGAGTGGAGCGTGACCCCGGGGCAGACCCCACCAAGGCTGCCGGCCCCTTGGACTCGTCGCTCCGGGCTCCTCTGGAAGATCAGAGGGATTTTGCTGCCGGGACTGACACTCAGCCTTAATCTTCGCTACCGGACATGGGTGGCATGTGACCCTTGATGGACACTGCTGCACAGGGCACGGCAGAGCCAGCAAgcagagtggggaggagcagctgggggggCGTGCAGCAGCTGAGCAGCATGCCCGTGGAAACCCTCCAGGCTGGGGACGTGATGAAGGGGGTTTCGGTGACGGCGCCCTTCACCTCGGCCATGCCATTCCGGATCCTCAACAAGGGGCCTGAGTACTTCCGCCGGCAGGCGGCCACCGGCGCCAAGAAGCCCAGTGCCGTGGAGAGGCTGGAGGCGGACAAAGCCAAGTACGTGAAGAGCCAGCAGGTCGCCAGCACCAAGCAGGAGCCGGTGAAGCCGCTCTTGAAGCAGCCCCTCTTCACCCCGGGGGTCCGGAGAGCCATGCTGACGCCGAACCGCAAGACCCCGCAAGGGGGCCGCAGGGTAGAAGCCTGTGGGCCAAAGACCTCCTTGAACCTGGAGATCCTCAACAACCTCATCAACATCTGTGacagccccctgcccttccccaagtCGGAGAGCCCCCGGGAGCACAAGTGGAGAGCAGAGACGAGGGAGCCCCTGGGCAAAGAGCTGGGTGGGCACCCCGCTGTGCGGAGGAGGAAGGGCCCTTCGGATGGCATGAGCAAGCTGTCGGAGAGCTCTGTCACGTCCAAGCCCTCCAGCACGGTGGCTGTGCGCAGAGTGGATGTCCGGCCCTGCGGGGTTCATCGGGCCAGGGTGACCCCAACCATCCAGGTCACCCCCATGCCTGTCTCACCCGCCAAGGCCAGgatcccctccaccagctccctTAGCTCACCAAACAGAAGCCCCCACGACAGGCGGACAGACAGCGCCAAGCGGCAGACCCTACTGCACAGGTCCAAGTCCGACCTGAGTGACAGGTACTCCCGGGCCACGGCCGACCTGGAACGCTTCTTCAATTACTGCGGGCTGGACCCCGAGGAGGTCAGGGACATAGGGGCGGAGCACTGTGCCCGGGCCAGCTCGGACATCGTCTCCATCAAGTTTCACAGCGTCAGCACCACCAGCTCGGAGTGCACCCGTTCCCAGCACAGCGCCGCCACCCTGGAGGACAAGCAGGCGGAGCGCATGCCCTACGGCATCTCTGTCATCGAGCGCAACGCCAGGGTGATCAAGTGGCTGTACGGACTACGGCAAGCCAGAGAGCCCCAGAAGGTATCCAACGTATAGTGACTCCATGGATGCCACGAACTCTGATAGCAAAGCCtttgagcgtgtgtgtgtgtgtgtgtgtgtgtgtgtgtgtgtgtgtgtgtgtgtgtgatgtacaAGGGGGTGTTTTAATTTCTTGCGTGACTCAGTCTGGTCCCGCTGGGAAACACCCTGTGGTGGAGTCTCACTGACAGAGCATCCTTTAACTCTAGTCCCTGTCCCCTGTTGGCCTCCCCTTCCCCTACCCCTGGCCCGCGGCCTTCAGAGATCTGGTCCCTGCAGCGACGAGACGTCGCCAAGCCGAGAACTTCAAGAGTTGCAAGGCCCTAGCAATGAGAGAGGGCAAGTTTCCTTGGCACGGGGGCCgaggggaggagcggggccaGCACAAGTGGGACTTTCAGTAGTCTCTGGAGTTACTGCAGGGCTGCGCATTGCCCCGGTCAACAGAGCTGGCCCTGGGAAGGGGTTTCCTTCCTAATAGGCACTGGTCTTGTAAATATGCAAGCTATTAATAAAGAGCCTGGAGTATAGTCCCCCGTGAGCCAGTGAGAGGGCAAAGGGCTGGCTTGCACCTGCTTGCCTGGATCCTCTTTGGCACCTGCCTGCACTGTTCTCGGAATCAGCGCCAAGAGGACTGTAAACGCCCTCGCTCTCCTGAGGCGGTTGGAAGAACACACGTGTGTACACACCTCGTGGGCGAGCCCAAGGGAATATCTGTGCAGCTCGTGGGCCAGCCAACACACGCCCGCCTCCTGCAGGGCGGCTGAGGGTCTGGTTGTTGCAGTGGAGGGCTTTTCTCCAGCCCTGTGTGCACAACACAAACACAACCCCCGCAAAGGCTCTGCCACAAGCTGCCAGGAACTCGGGGGATCTGGTGCtaagacccctcccccaccctggacTGCACCCTCCGTTCCAGGCAGGGTGGACCAGTTGTGCGGAGCCTGCCCCGTCCTGCCGTGTTAGCGGGCGGGAATGTTCTTAGCTGGGTCAGCCACGTTAGCAGAGCTCCGGTTAGTGGTAGAATCTGAAGTGTGTCTCATGCACCCTAGGAGCCGGTTTGTGTCAGCCCAGCTTGTGGTGCCTCGAATGAGGAGCCACCGTCTGGCACATCATTCAACTTTTGTTCTTCCGCAAGGCCTAGTCTGCCGCCGGCGTGACGTGTCCGTGCTGGGTGGATGGGGTGCGCGTGTGCCACTCTCCATCCCTCAAATGGTCACCTCAGGGGTCCTCTGAAACCCCCCAGACCAGCAAGTCTTTGTGTTTTTATGCTCAGCCTTACTAGCTCCCAAAAGTGTTAGAGACAAAGCAGTTTTAGGAGGCAGCTTGATCCAGGTGAAActtaattttggttttgttttgctctACCCTGAAACTCTTCCCTCTGCTTCAGTTACCAAGAGAACATGGCTCCCCT
This portion of the Chelonia mydas isolate rCheMyd1 chromosome 13, rCheMyd1.pri.v2, whole genome shotgun sequence genome encodes:
- the FAM110A gene encoding protein FAM110A, encoding MDTAAQGTAEPASRVGRSSWGGVQQLSSMPVETLQAGDVMKGVSVTAPFTSAMPFRILNKGPEYFRRQAATGAKKPSAVERLEADKAKYVKSQQVASTKQEPVKPLLKQPLFTPGVRRAMLTPNRKTPQGGRRVEACGPKTSLNLEILNNLINICDSPLPFPKSESPREHKWRAETREPLGKELGGHPAVRRRKGPSDGMSKLSESSVTSKPSSTVAVRRVDVRPCGVHRARVTPTIQVTPMPVSPAKARIPSTSSLSSPNRSPHDRRTDSAKRQTLLHRSKSDLSDRYSRATADLERFFNYCGLDPEEVRDIGAEHCARASSDIVSIKFHSVSTTSSECTRSQHSAATLEDKQAERMPYGISVIERNARVIKWLYGLRQAREPQKVSNV